The Glycine soja cultivar W05 chromosome 6, ASM419377v2, whole genome shotgun sequence genome has a window encoding:
- the LOC114416219 gene encoding uncharacterized protein LOC114416219, translating into MIPNYTNWIWHGELPDNPTLSHTEAIDVDMGCRIEEMIRDLGQDGFRQAHAPLYDKIENDSKTPVYSGCTTFTRLSAVLALVNLKARFGWSDKSFTELLVLLKKLLPEDNTLPKSQYEAKKILCPVGMEYQKIHACPNDCILYRNEYAKMRTCPTCGVSRYKVNNHEESDVATAENSHPTKVCWYLPIIPRFRRLFANRYDAKQLMWHVEGRKIDGLLRHPVDSLQWKAFDALYPDFGNETRNLRLGLAFDGMNPFGNLSTSHSSWPVLLMIYNLPPWLCMKRKYIMLCMMIAGPRQPGNDINVYLTPLIEDLRTMWEHGVDVWDENLQETFRLRAMVLCTINDFPAYGNLSGYSVKGHHACPICEKNTSFVQLKHRKKTIYTRHRRFLNQFRPYRRLKKAFNGSQENESAPKPLNGKEVHDCVNDIITIFGKTQKKTNSETNI; encoded by the coding sequence ATGATTCCAAATTACACAAACtggatatggcatggggaaTTGCCAGACAATCCAACATTGTCTCACACTGAGGCAATCGATGTAGATATGGGTTGTCGTATAGAAGAAATGATTCGCGACCTTGGGCAGGATGGTTTTCGGCAAGCACATGCTCCTTTGTATGACAAAATAGAGAATGATTCAAAGACTCCTGTGTATTCTGGGTGCACAACATTCACAAGGTTGTCTGCAGTCTTAGCTTTGGTCAACTTGAAGGCACGATTTGGCTGGAGTGACAAGAGCTTTACTGAATTGCTAGTGTTATTGAAAAAGTTGCTTCCTGAAGATAACACGTTGCCAAAGAGTCAATACGAGGCGAAGAAGATCTTATGTCCAGTGGGAATGGAGTACCAGAAAATCCATGCATGCCcaaatgattgcatattgtataGAAATGAGTATGCAAAAATGCGCACATGCCCAACATGTGGTGTATCCCGCTACAAGGTCAACAACCATGAAGAGAGTGATGTTGCAACCGCAGAGAACAGTCATCCAACAAAGGTttgttggtatcttccaataataccaaggtttagGCGATTGTTTGCTAATAGATATGATGCAAAACAGTTGATGTGGCATGTTGAAGGCAGAAAAATTGATGGATTGCTCCGACATCCGGTTGATAGTCTGCAATGGAAGGCATTCGATGCTTTGTATCCTGATTTTGGGAATGAGACCAGAAATCTAAGGCTTGGTCTTGCCTTCGATGGAATGAACCCTTTTGGTAACTTAAGCACCAGTCATAGTTCATGGCCTGTTTTGCTGATGATTTATAAccttcctccttggttgtgcatgaaacGGAAGTACATAATGCTTTGCATGATGATAGCAGGACCAAGACAGCCCGGTAATGATATTAACGTGTATCTAACTCCATTGATTGAAGACCTACGGACAATGTGGGAACACGGGGTAGATGTTTGGGATGAGAATTTGCAGGAGACCTTTAGGTTGCGTGCAATGGTTTTATGTACCAtaaatgactttccagcatatggaaaTTTAAGTGGTTACAGTGTGAAAGGCCATCACGCATGTCCTATTTGTGAGAAAAATACAAGTTTCGTCCAACTAAAACatagaaagaaaacaatataCACAAGGCATCGAAGATTTCTGAACCAGTTCCGTCCATATCGACGATTAAAGAAAGCTTTCAATGGATCTCAAGAAAATGAAAGTGCGCCAAAACCGTTAAATGGTAAAGAAGTACATGATTGTGTGAACGACATCATAACTATCTTTGGGAAGACACAAAAGAAAACCAATAGTGAGACAAACATCTAG